The nucleotide window AGGAGAAGCGCAAGACCGTGAACGGCGACGACATCTGCTGGGCACTCAACACGTTGGGGTTCGACGACTATGTCGAGCCCATGAAAAGGTACTTGCAGAAGTACCGCGAGATGGAAGGTGATCGATCTGCCGGTGGTGGCGGCCACAGCACCAAGGCAAGCAGCAGCTCCGATGCTCGAGATCAACCCTCCGCCGGTGCTCACTTCATGTTTGACTCCTCGGAAAGGAGTAAACCTTCTGCATCAAGGGGTTTCTAAGATTATCTTGTGTGCCTTGCTCTGGTACAACCTCATTTACCTTGCGTGCTTGTTTTGCTTGCATCAACTGTTGGCTATAAACTTCTGTACCTTCTTGATTCGTGATATTTGATATTGGAACACATTTTCTTGAGACAAGGCAGCAATCGCTTCGATCCTTACAGTTGTCTCCTACTACATTTTCTCTAAAAGTATTCATTCATCTCAAGTGCCTGCAATGCATGGATGATGGTTACAGTTGAGAGAAACTTAATCCTACTGGTGATATCTGAATCTAGAGTTTAAACtgccaaaaatattttctttgagaaCTTCATATATAACCAACCAAGTCACTGTTTGATATTTAGGCTCTTTAATTGACTCTGTCCTCTTTGGATTCCTGGTCAATCTATGCACCCCCTAAATCCAACATAAGATCATTGTCATGCTTGTATTAAGGTGATAGAAGCACCATCTACTAATCAAAATCTTACATGATTCTAGGTCATCGATCTCGGAGTAGTCTGATCtttcttatctttttcttttcttgaacaAAGTGTAAAAGCAAAGACCGGGGTACCACAGTTGTGTCTTGCAGCTTAAGCAGCAGCATTCGAGCACACGAAACCCTGTGATGTAGTGCTTCCAACTTTATGGGTGTGCTTGGTGCTCCCCATGGTGTTGCACTGGCTTTCATGTTTCTTCGAGTTCCAGCCAGAAAACAACACAGACATCCTCCATCTCAAGGTTAATTCCTATGCTTCATAGCAAGAAATTTCGACTGAGCTACCAGTTTTGTGGAGAACTGCATAAGATTATGATTTGTCCCTCCATAAGAATCAGTTTTGTGAAGAACAATGGTCACTGCGTGCAATGGATCTTAAACTAAAGCTGCTTTAGGATCGATTTACGTCGTAATGGCGTCGTACTGGTCTGCAGGTGCCACTATGGTTTTGTCTCAAGCTTTCTATTGAATGATCTGAAAGCATCAGTACATCATCATGCTGTGCCAAATTCATTTCATAACTATGCTGCATCGAAACATATGTATTTGGAAGATGTCTCGAGCTGCATGATATTTGACATGGGTTTATTAATTTGTCCTCCCTCCATTGAAGGCAATTAACTTCTGGATGAAACAAAAAGTATGCTGTGACAGAATACTGGTTGGGAGCTACAGTTTCTTCTAATTTGTATGAAGAATGTGCAAGTGAATCTACACATTTGAAGTGAGAAAGAGAGGCCTTGGATCTAAAATCACTAGGAGCTTATTAGTTGAAGTTGGATATGGATGATTTGCATGATCCCCCAATTGTAGTTCTACATGAAATTTTAGATTATATGTTTTGGTGTACATTCAGAGAATCTTTACTCATATCTGATGTATTTGGCAATGCTTTGTATCATAAAGAGAGTGAAAACACACATACACAAAAGTGTTATGATAGTAAGTTTGGTATTTCATACATGAGAATAGAAATGCATGAATGTAGCTATCAAAATGAGCATTGCAAATCTTGCCAACCCAATAGCACAATTGAGATGACACTCTTGTTTTTGATGGACTGAGTTACTTATTATGCATGAGAGGAAGTCACACCATATTTGACCAATGAGATCATAAGAAATAGGCATTTCTTAATTCCTCCTTCTTGTATTCTTTTTCCAAAATTAAAAAGTAACATTTACTAAGTAGAACAAAAAATTGCATGATTATTCCCATCACAGAAAATCTAGTTCGGAAGGTCAACTTGCTATCCGAAAATGATTGATTTTGTGGCCCGAGCATAAGTCACTAACCAATTAGCAATATTGTTTCGCTCTCTCTTAAGCATTAAGCATGAACATAGATGACGAGTTAGTGCTATAGAATATATTTCTTGTTCATGTTATAATCGGATGTGAAAAATAATGTTTGAACATTCTAAACCTACTGTCGATTTTATGTATTATTTTTCATGATAGAAAATCATTCAATTACTTAATTATATCATGTAGATATTAGTATTTGATTATTTATCGTATGATATATATGTAAATAAGTTAAATGTGAAGAAATAAGGAGATTTAAGATTAGCCCGGATTGAGATAAACCCGAGTTTGATGTGGTGAGCTTAgaaaatagtatatatatatatatatatatatatatatatatattattgatggaAGGACGGTTTTCATTCGGCCCAAACAGTGAACTTATACTCGGATCAAACCGGAAGAGGTTGGAAATAAATCTGCCAAAGAACCGAACCAAGCCGGACCAGACAAAACAAATGGACCCGTGCCGAACTATCACAGTCAATAAATAACCAGCCCGGTTTAATTAGTGGGTTCATCGGCTCCAACCCGAGCGATCGAGAGGATTCCTGACTTGCTTCCCACGCCGAGCGCCACGGAAGGAGACAGCGGAGCGTCAGCCGCCCGACAGGGGAGGTTTGATCGGCTGGAGATACCGATGGGAAGGAGATTGATGGCGGTTGCTTGAGGTACGAAAGCATTGACGGCGGCAGGAAGCCTCGCCACGCAATCTTCGTCTTCCCTGTCCGTGCAAAAGGTGGCCGGATCTCCGTGCCTGGCGCATGTGCAAGGAGGCGGTCGCTTTCTTCCGTTAGGCAGCCCTCCGGCGGTGGCTCTCCTTTCGCCGACGGAGGTACcttctcctcttttttctctatctctctcttttcctccctccctccccctcTCTCCCTCTCGGCGGTGCCAGTACTTGTGTCCCCGTCACTCTGGCCCCTCCTCCTCCACTTCCCCCGCCGGCTCTTTGTTGTATCAGCCGGCCGCTAACCTCCTACCTCCGCTATTTGCTTCTGCTTGGCGGAGCTACCCCTCCGAGTTCCCTCCCTTCTCTCTGTTTCATGACTTGGACCCATCATCGAAGTGCAAAAAATCAACTTTTCTATGACACATTGGCCTCTAAAGTTTTTAGCGCTTTAGCATTCAGATTGTATCTCGTAGGAACAAATAATCTAACACATCTAATATAGAATGCAAAAGATCTCACTGAACTACATAATTTGACTGGAATGTGCATCCAATTTGTTGACAACTTGTTACAAAAATCCATTCTGGCTGGTCGTTAACTTTTCTTAACTATTTTTGGATATTATCAGCCATGTCTGTCTTTTTTCGACAAATATCTCAACGATTAGCATTGGCAGCAGCCTCCAGTGCATTGGccgtatttttctttcttaagATATTTTTGAACTGTCATTTTTTGACAGGATCTAATTATCATCCGCTCTATCTTGTTTCTTTTACAAAAATAGACCTCTCTCTAGCCTATGTTATTCGGCGATGATATTTtcttagttgatgagagtctaagtaataattataaatttatgttACGGAGGCAATCTTTAGAAATTaaaagttttagattaagtaggactaagaaTGAATATATGAGATGCAATTTTGATAATATTAGGAATAGATAtaagaatatagttaaattggatggacaagaagttcttttaaataaaaattttaagtaacttggatcaattattcaataagatgaagagattaatgaaaatattattcatagagtaaaaataaaATGGTTAAAATGACGAGGGTCGTTCAAAATTTTGTATAAtcatcaaatatttttaaaattaaaagaaaaattttataagataattgTTAAACCGACAATGCTTTATGAATTTGAGTGTTGGACaaataagaaacaacatatacaaaaaaaattatattgttgagataagaatattgagatggatgtacagagttactaggaaagataaggaaaaaatatttttatttgtgaacaactagatatcgcctcgatagaagataagatgagaGAGAATTGTTTGAGATAGTTTGAACAAATGTTTTGAATACCTATGAAGGCGATAGTTAGAAGagctgaaatgattaatgttagtgatatGAGGAAGACAGAGGAAGACCTAAGAAgattttaatagaaattataaataaagatttaaatattttaagtttaactaaacatatgattctTTACAGATCTCAACGGCCGCAAAAAGTCCATATAGCTGACCccgaatagttgggacttacggctttgttgttgttattgtatatCTTGTTACTTTTTAAATACTTGTTTGTTTGCAAATAGCACAAAGTCATATTCGGTTCATTCATTGCATAGTAAAAAAGATCAGGGTAAAAAATCTCGTATCGGACAACCATACCCGATTGGTTCGATAGGAAATTGCAGAAACTAAAAGTATTACAGTCTGTTGCGTAGGTCTTTGTATTATAGTATAAAGGCATGCTTTTGGCTTAGCTGCCTCAGCGATAATTAACATAAGGGAATTCAATGTTTGGTATTTGGCATTGTTATTGGGAGGTTCTTTATTGCAACTCATGTATATTAAATGTTGTTTGTTActattttgctttatatcttttaaCAGGCTTTTATTCTAAGCTGACTGTCATAGATTTTAGCAAATTTTTATGGGTTTACAGTGTTTTACACTTGAAGCCATTGCCCTTTTATATCAAATCATCTGTCTAGTTGATGTAAGTTGTCATTATGTTACTGCCAGTAACTATGCATGCCACTTTTGTTAATTTTACAGATCTTGCTTTGTTACCTGGATAAGGATGAATTCTGTTCAATCAATTTCCTTGTCTAATAGAGGTTTCCTTATTGGGCCCACTGTGACAAATGCAAGAAACTCTTCTTTATCTTGGGCCTCATACTCAAATTCTACATGCTTATATGCTGTTCCATCCATTGAGTTCTCTCAATGCAAGGTGTGTCCAAGATTGGTTCATAGTGCACGAAAGAGTGAAAGATGTGCTCCAGTTTATGCATCTGGGAAAAGGGGTAACTCCAAGAGTGAAAATGAGGTACATCTTTTTATGGTTGCTTTCTCATTTTTCGTACTGAAGTTATAAGCATGTGCTGGCCTTTGGTGGCAAGCTATGTGCCTTATGCCACGCTGGCCATGCTGCATGGCCTCTGCCTGGGCCAGATGTGACAATGTTAGATTTAAGCATGGCATTTAGCACTGTTGTGCTTGGCCCAGCATGACATGTAACAGTTGGAGCTGCAACTCAGTGCTTATAATATGGATAGTGGaagaagcattcattttttttaaattttctcgtCAACCAGTGATCATAATTATATTTCATTTTGTCACCATGTGCATAACATGCAGACAATCAATGAGCTCAGAAGTTTTTGTTTGCAGACCATGTTAAAATCTCTGCATTCTGAAACTGTTGTGTCAGTAGAAACTACCATTGTATGCTACACAATCAGCTGTGAGTTTTAGTTTGGATATATGTTCTCTTTGTGTTTTGGCTAAATTTTGGCATTTTGTAAATGTTTCTGAATCTGAGCAGCCTTTTTCATGGGAATCACTGAAGAAAGCTATTGGAGGCTTTGGAAGAGAGCTAACAGTGCAGGATATGTTGAGAGAGCACGCACGGCAAAGACAATTTGATGGAAATGGAGGTGATGGAATATCTCGTGGGGGTGGTGGCGATGGTTCGGGTGGTCCAGAAGATGAAGGTTTTGCAGGACAATTTGATGAATTCCTGCAAGTGATTATGGCAGTTGTTGGTGTGGCATTTTTGGTAAgcttttcttcttgtcttcattTCTGCAAATTTCTGACTAATTACCCATTGTTTTTTCTCTATATCTTGCATCATTGGGCTAATTATGTACCTTACAATTTGTCGAATTTTGAAAGTTTGAGCATATTGTTGGTCTTTGTTAGGATTTAACAACAAACAGAGAACACAGGTAAAAAGCCTCCATTACAGTCTTAATATATGTTCTTTAATGCATGCTGTTTCTCTACCTGCCTTCTCAATTTCTGACAAGTTCCAATGTGTTCTGTGGATTTAGTATatggaaagaatttttttttcttgtttatgcCCAACTGCTATCCCATTCTTTTGATTGTTAAGCAATAGACTCGATTTGGTAATTTGATTAAAGAATATGCCTCTATCAGAGCCTGAACATATCCATGGTTTGGTGGCTTTATTAATCACTGATCCCAAGAAACATATCCATGGTTATTAGACAATGATAATCAAGTGTAGCACCTGATAAATAAATTTTAGTCAAATGGAGGCTCGTTTCTTGGGATGAGTGATTAAAATATGCTCCCCTGATAAATAACTTTCAGTCAAGTGTGATTAAATAAATTTCAGTCAAATGAGTGATTAAATAAATTTCAGTGAAGTGTAGCACCTGATAAATATCCCAAGAATATGCCCCCCTCCCACTCCCCTTCTTTCCTCTTGCTTTTGATTTGATTGGACCTGCCCCGAGATAAGTTGATTCAAGACTCTGCCTACACTTTATGAAAATCCTAGTGCATGCTATCTTTTAACCGAAATCAACAGTTTTTGCAGAAAATTAAATGAATTTACCTCCACCAAAAAGAATATCCATTCATGTTAAACTTGCAATGGATTATTTTTCCTCTAGATCGCAAGGTGTATATTTCTAtaccatcaaaataattttgaggCTCCTAAATATCAAGACCATTGATTTCTGCATTAATGCTTGGATGTCCTTCTTTATAACTCAGTCTAGGAACAAATCCACtgataatttttgtttcatattgCAGTATACCTTAATGATTGGTGGTGAGGAACTGACTCGTCTCACCAGAGACTATATCAAGTATCTTTTTGGGGCTAAGCCCAGCGTACGCTTGACACATTCCATGGAGAAATGGCACAAGTTCTATAAAAGAATTGCTCGGAAGGGGATAGTAAGAGAGGATTGGTTGGAACGGGAAATCGTTACCACACCCACATGGTGACACAAGCCTAGACAGCTGGCTTATCCGGTGGCGACGTACTTCGAGAGCCACAGGAAACAAAATCGTTAAATCTATTCTGTCTATTTATGACCTCTCTGAGGGTTGCCGGTGTAACCAAGAAACTAGTGTTCTTATTTCTTCAAATACTCATGTTCTTCGGATTCCTTCCCGGCCTTTGTTGAAATGAAATGGCCAAAAGGGTTTTCTCACAGTTTGTAGGGCTATAGGAAGCACAGTAATCCTTCTTTTTATCAATtgtatgatgtatgagtttgtttTATATTTGCATAACATAAGTAAACTGCTGCTCTTGTTTTTGTGAGCATAATTAACAGGCAACTTGGGCTTATAACATGTTGCGGCATGTAGAAGGTTCTCTATAGTATATATGCTTGCTTTGCTTGTAGCATGTAAAATGATCAGCTATGTCAGGGATGTGGATGATACATGCAGATGAGTCACCCTACTTTCTACATATTAACATATGAATTTGGTGAAGTGGGATGTGAACCATGGAATGCTGCAGAAAGGGAAATGATGGTGGTGTGTTTGATACATTATGATGCAGTTGGTGTCACATTAATCCAATTTCTACACCCCCCATATATACACTGCATGTATACGATGTGACACCATGCTCGACGAGTAAGAACTCGTCTAATACAAATCATGCATAAGCATATACAAACTTGTGGAGGGGAATGCGATTAATTTGGAGATGATGACCTTCTTGCTCAGAGACTCGTCTGAATCTTGGCAAATTCCAACCTCTTCTTCCCTTCCAGCTTGTTGGTGATGTAGTGGCGACTGTATTCGCCATGATTGTATCTCCTATACAAGCATGCCTTGTCATTCACCAGTTCAGGAACGGGACCCAATTCGATCTCGTAGCTGGGAGCGTAGAATGTGACCATGGAGAGCCTGTCGCTCTCCCGGTTGGTCACCGCTCGGTGTTCCACGCTCTTGTACTTGCCGTTCGTGAGCACCTGCATGTCTCGTCACGTCAGTGATCGCCCGCGCTGGATCGAACGCATAGGGCTTCCCACGGAGCTCTTACCTCGAGCGTGTCGCCGACGTTGACCACGAGGGCGTTGGCGATGGGATGGACGGGAAGCCAGGCGCCGTCTTTGAGGATCTGCAGGCCGACGGATGCTGTGTCTTGCTGCAGGACGGTGAGGGCGCTGCCGTCGGAGTGCGGGGTCAGCCCCAGAACGAGGTCCGGCCTCGAACATGGCGGGTAGTAGTTCATCCTCACAGCTTGCACGGCCTCCCCAAACATCTCGTTGAAGAAGCTGCGGCGGAGGCCGAGGCTCTCGGCGATGAAGCCGAGCAGTGTCTCACATAGTAGTCTTATGCTGTTGGAGTACTTCTCCAGTGTCTCACTGTAGCAGTAATACAGGTATAAATCGTGGGCATGGCGATAGATACACGGCGGCGATGTGTTACCTGAAGGAAGGTGGATTCGAGGGCCATAGTTCAGGCTTTCTCATGAAGGCAGGCGCGAGGCCCAGCGCAAACATGTTGCACCAGTCCAGCTTCTGCTCCTCCGAGAAGACGAAGGCGTGGCCGTAACCCTGAATCCCACCGGGTGGCATCGGgtacttctccttctcctccaaaGGCAGCATGAAGAACTCCTTGGCCAGCTTCTCCATCTTCTCTAGCAGCTCATGCTCCACTCCATGGTTGATTACCTGCATGTGTCATCGCCTCAGTGCTGCTTCGGCTTCTGGGGAACCAGAAGAGAGATGAAGAAGCGCAGTACGCACCTGGAAGAAGCCCCACCCTTCGCAGGCAGCAGCGAGCTTTGCCATCTCCGATTCACGCTCTGGTGttttgctgctgcagctgcccAGCCTCGATAAGTCGATCACGGGGACGTCCATGGAAGGGAGGATGGGCGAGAGAGCAGGAGAAGGCCTCTCGTTGCCATCTCGCACGTAGCGCGCAGGGATCACCGTCGGATGAGAGCGCCGTAGCTCTTGAACGTCCTCGACGCGGCCTTCGATCACTGCAGTGCCGGAATTCTCCTTCGTTGCCATTGCGTTGCGATCAGTAAGTGTTCTTCTCCTCGTTTGCAGGGAACGCTCATACAAATAAGAACATAAAGCTATAAGAGAAGACAAATTGGCATCTCCTTTTACAAAACAGATCAACCAAAGCATCTTCGCGTTACAAATTAGCAGAGACAGCCCGGTCTAATATCCTAATCTAATACATAATTAATGACTAGTTTAAGCGCAGCATTACGTAGTCCATGTCATCCATTCTCTCCTTTGATGCCAATTCCTTGTCGTATCTTCCCATAAATTATTTACATGTATTAAATACTACTAGATAAAATGTTGAACTGTAATGACAGTACAAACACATACATGATTACTTTGGCCTCCAACATCATGGATACATTATAAGATCTGCCTTATTATTCTCATTGCCATGCAGCATAACATTGTTACTGATTTTTTTTCTGATGCAGTATGCATTACACTAAGTACACATCATCATGGAGCCTAATTGAACAATGAATCCTGCATTTGAAGTACATCTCAGTCAACAAATAGTACTTCCTGCTATATACGTAAACAGTCACTATGAGATGGAGACTTGCACTGAGATGATTGCCACAAACTTGAACACATTGTCGAACTGTGAAGGTCAAAACTACAGCAGAGATGATAGTTTCCTACCCATTAGCATGCAACGTGCTGCATCGTAGGTAGTCCTGCATGCTCCCACTGTGTTTGGTAGTGCAGGACAATCTCTCTCTGTCTAACAGGGAGATTATGCATTTGAGCTGATCTACCAGAATTTGAGCTGGCCATCTTAGATTATGCATTTTGATGCCGACAAACTTATCTAGCTTaatttaaagaagaagaagaagaagaagaatcattTTGTCTGTCATCAGAGTCAATCAACATGTTCCCAGCCTATTGCTTTTGCACACGCACAGTGGAGTATCTGGTACCAAGCTGCGCCAGATTCCCAACTCCACATGCCACTGAGAAAAAGCTCCTCCATGATCGATTGGACAAAGCTTATCTGCTAGTCATTCTTCGCCAACTCTCTTCTTTTTCAAGTGGTCATTGGTGTTGGTGCTGCCATCAGATGTCAAACCCATAATTGCCAGCATCTTTCTTTTCAAGACCACGAATGACAAGCTACAGGAAAGTGGGTTCAAAAGTCAAGATGGGTGGCTTTATATTCACCTTAATATGATCACACATCCCATTACACACTTCGTGTAAATATCTTTAACACAACATGCTTG belongs to Musa acuminata AAA Group cultivar baxijiao chromosome BXJ1-11, Cavendish_Baxijiao_AAA, whole genome shotgun sequence and includes:
- the LOC135596964 gene encoding uncharacterized protein LOC135596964 encodes the protein MNSVQSISLSNRGFLIGPTVTNARNSSLSWASYSNSTCLYAVPSIEFSQCKVCPRLVHSARKSERCAPVYASGKRGNSKSENEPFSWESLKKAIGGFGRELTVQDMLREHARQRQFDGNGGDGISRGGGGDGSGGPEDEGFAGQFDEFLQVIMAVVGVAFLYTLMIGGEELTRLTRDYIKYLFGAKPSVRLTHSMEKWHKFYKRIARKGIVREDWLEREIVTTPTW
- the LOC135596563 gene encoding nuclear transcription factor Y subunit B-4-like, with translation MADNLGSSMESDGHHNYAGAASGDGGVKEQDRLLPIANVGRIMKQILPQNAKISKEAKETMQECVSEFISFVTGEASDKCHKEKRKTVNGDDICWALNTLGFDDYVEPMKRYLQKYREMEGDRSAGGGGHSTKASSSSDARDQPSAGAHFMFDSSERSKPSASRGF
- the LOC135596963 gene encoding protein LATERAL BRANCHING OXIDOREDUCTASE 1-like, with protein sequence MATKENSGTAVIEGRVEDVQELRRSHPTVIPARYVRDGNERPSPALSPILPSMDVPVIDLSRLGSCSSKTPERESEMAKLAAACEGWGFFQVINHGVEHELLEKMEKLAKEFFMLPLEEKEKYPMPPGGIQGYGHAFVFSEEQKLDWCNMFALGLAPAFMRKPELWPSNPPSFSETLEKYSNSIRLLCETLLGFIAESLGLRRSFFNEMFGEAVQAVRMNYYPPCSRPDLVLGLTPHSDGSALTVLQQDTASVGLQILKDGAWLPVHPIANALVVNVGDTLEVLTNGKYKSVEHRAVTNRESDRLSMVTFYAPSYEIELGPVPELVNDKACLYRRYNHGEYSRHYITNKLEGKKRLEFAKIQTSL